CTGAATTGAAAGGTTGATGAAGCATAGTCGATTATGACAGGGCCAATAATTGCCAGCCATGCCACTCCCAATACTACATCTGATCCATGAAGAGGCAAGACATAAAAATCAGCAGCTATATCAGTACCTTGAATCTGTAAATGCACAATTTTCACTCTCCCTTCACTGTGAATACTCTCCCCACTGCCAACTAATACTAGAAAAGACACCGATGGATCGATATCAAGGCCAAGAAACTGAGCAACGCGACTCTGAATAAAATTATGCGTGCTTCCCCCTATCCAAAAGCACCTAAACTGAATGACCTTGTATCAAACCCATGAATCGCAAAGTTGCTGATGAAAGACTCTGGGTCGAGGCCCGTTACACTTAACTTCAAatcatatatgattttgatacCAGAATTAATGACTACTATTTTCTCCATAGGTGACGAGATGTTCTTACTTTGTAAACTACCCGactattcaaattataaaattattttagctttagtagaattaaaatttgagttatttacattttgttagttaaattatctTACAGCTTGGTCATAATATTATTCTTATATTAACTTCCCAATTCACAGTTTTTAAAGAGAGGCTTAGGCccctaaaatcaaattaaattaaatctgggttataatattttcataatatctCATAAtgctaaatagttagcaaagAGTAGGAAAATTATTGTAACCTCAGAAGCATTTGCTTTTGGATTTTCTAAAGGTTGTTATATCCGACAAATATATTTACAAGTTTCCCCAACCTTAAACCCAAAGTCATTAACACAAAtcattaaaaggaaaaaaataaaaaacattatacCATCTAcattaaattcctaaaatgcCACCGCCACCAACCACCATTACAGCACAGCTTCAGCTTTACCTTCTTCACCACCTCCTGCATGATTCATCCCATAACCTAACAACATTGCCGTTTAACGCCGTCAAATCCTGATAACGGTACCACCCTGCTTCCCCTTTCCTCAACCTCAACACTCTTTCCCAACTCTCCCACCACTCCCCGCAGCACCTCCCTTCACCACCGTCACTCCATTCCGTTACCGTCATCCCACCGTCGACGTCTACGTCATCATCCACGTAATAAACAGTCAACTTGAATTTCCCTCCTTTGGTCACCAACTGCGAACCGCTTGTTTCTGAGACGGAAGCTGGAGGGGGAGTTGAAACTGAAGCTGAAGGGGTCGGCTTTTCATCGGCGCCGAGAATCGGTCGAGACTCATCATGGGCACGATCAGAAATAGACGCCGACGGCTTCTGGTCATTACTTTGAACGGAGGCGCCGACGACGGCTCTTATCCTCCAAAAACTAACCGCAGCAGTGAGAATAGCAATCCACGTCCACAGATTATGAATAACCGTGAAAATCCCAAAACTCACATAGTTAAATGCCAAAGCTTCGAGTGGAGATTCCAACAACTGATTCATTTTTGTTTGGTCCCCCAACTCTAAAATTCGGCTGTCTGAAGATATTCTAGTTTTGGTTCTGTTTCTGTGTTTtataagggaaaataaaaatcagaGGCCTATAGAAATGGTAAGGTAGAGGAGAAAGAGAACACGACAAAGAAAGCTAGGCCATAGATGGAGAGAGCAAGTTGAGGAGATTAATGGAGATGCTGAGAATCGAAAGGAAAGATGCTAATTTGCTAAGATTGATCCATTTACTTATAcccaattctttttattatatagcGATACTATTATTAAAAAACTTGGGCAGGTGTGAAATCAGGAGGGTTGATATTTACCGTCCCTTGCCCTTCTCGTAAAAAGCTATATCAATTTCTAGGGGTATATTGTACTAAGTTGACTAAattatttggtcattttattttaaaatattataagatagttattaaattatttgaaagttttaaatattttaaaattttttatttaagttattaaattatttaaattttagttcagATTTGTGATACTTAAAACggtctaataaaaaaattaatttataagagagagagaaaagattTGTATTAGTAGAGACATTGTGAACgaaaagataatataataataattttaataattatattacttaaattttaaataatttaataatttagacTTAAAAGCAATTTACCCTTCTTGTATATGACTTAAGTACGGAAAATATCTCCTCCTTTGGGCCCTccactcaaattttaaagaaaaaaaatgatatgaAATCAAGTTTCTCAATTTCAAGTAGTTATTTAAATCAAACTGTAACTTCACCACATTTTATCCATTTccagtaaaaaaaataacatatcaCGACATGAAATCACAGTTACTCAATTTCAAGACGTgtaaggatagttttatttGGTTATAACTGCAGTTACCGTTCACTCAGCGTTAATATAAAGAACATGCGTTTAATGCTTCGTGCAATCTTTTGAATCGGATTGAAAAAGATCGGTTCTCAAGGAATTATCCAATGGGTCTTTTGAGTTAAGAAACGAAGATGAGATTAAAAGTCCGATTCCAACAATTTTGAACTTTTCAATGCCGTTTAATGCTTCGTGTTCCAAAGCATTGAAGGTCTTCGGCGAGGACGTCCATTTGTTCTTGGAACAACAACAGTGCCTAATGTTAAACGTTTGAAGCGAGGACGATCAACGGAAGGTCGCGGGTGGCGAGTGGCGGTAAACTTGGTAATTTTATAGAACACTTGGGGTTTGTTTCATTAGCTTGGGCTTTAATGGCGGATTCGTATCCGTGGAAGTAAAAATAGTAGATGTAAAAAACGGTGGCGGCTTGAATCCAAAGTAAAGATGTCGGGATGTGATGCTTACGCGCCAACTCCGTGGCCCAATGAAGGAACAAGGAGTAGACAATGCAAGTGATGGTTTGCGTTCGTTCTCACCGCTTGTTATAAGCTCGGAGATGGCTTCTTTGCCTCGTCGCCTAAGTTCAGACAGGTAATGGTCTGTGTCATCACCGGCTTGGACTCCGTTTTCGTAGCCATCGGAAAAGGGTAAAAACGATAGGCCTTGAGCGGTGGGGACTTTGGTCATGCAACGGCGGGCGGAGATGCTGGTGATGAAAGTTACACGTATAGATGCTTGGCGAATTGTAAGGTGTTAGCAGCCCCAGATGTTAgaccttcaaaattttaatgcttttaacaaAGGGGCAGTAAGATTAGGGGATGAAAGAAATGACAAAATCCTCGCATTGGTTGTTGAGGCCCAAGCAATAAGATTAGGGGAATGGATGACTCAAAATGATAAGACTTATCGCTCTCGAGAAAATGCCTGCCCATCTTCCACCACATATGGATGGTTTTGTCCTTTTGTATGGATGTTTCCTTTGTGCATTGTAATCGCAAATACGACATGACTGTAGAATAACCAGCAATATGTCAGACTTATTGACTGGaattccaagtactcgagcaaGTTAGATTGTTGTAATCAAATCCTTGttatgaaatgaatgtttttcttttatacgtgaatatatatataaccctattaataaaattattaaaataaagagataaaattatattcaattaaaattgattactctctctttttttctttttcaaaaactaaaattataccttaattctatataaaaaaacagaccttatttatttgtataaataaattatttattcaaaatttaaaatttaaaataaatatttataactcTTTTTTTCTATCAATCAATTCTTAACAACGATGTTAGAATTTTTGAATCAAATCTATCAATCAAATCAGATTAAGTGGCTCAACCAATCACATAAAATTGACTCTAAACTAAATCCTTTGTGAatcgataaaaaaataaaaaaactgagATAAATAAGCAATGATtgcacttgttttatttttaataaatatttttaattttataattttaattaattaattattatttaatgggatgaaattgaaatttaatggtTTAATGGAGGTTATTTTtaggcataatgatttatttgacacttcaattttattaaaaaattattttaactcttcattt
This genomic stretch from Gossypium raimondii isolate GPD5lz chromosome 6, ASM2569854v1, whole genome shotgun sequence harbors:
- the LOC105774503 gene encoding uncharacterized protein LOC105774503, whose amino-acid sequence is MNQLLESPLEALAFNYVSFGIFTVIHNLWTWIAILTAAVSFWRIRAVVGASVQSNDQKPSASISDRAHDESRPILGADEKPTPSASVSTPPPASVSETSGSQLVTKGGKFKLTVYYVDDDVDVDGGMTVTEWSDGGEGRCCGEWWESWERVLRLRKGEAGWYRYQDLTALNGNVVRLWDESCRRW